Below is a genomic region from Methanobacterium sp..
GTATTGATAACCTGCCAATGGGCGGATATCTCATTTGTGAAAATTGTGGCGGATATTACCAATTACAGGATGGTGAATCACCATATGATTTTGATTTTTGTGAGTGTGGGGGATCTTTAAATTATCAAAAAGATATAGAAATTGTTTCCAGAACACCAGACTATTTAGAAGATTCTGAATCCGGTAATAATGAAATGGATTATAAAGAAATCCATGAAACTATTATAAATCTTAAAAATAAAGCTGAAAGACGGAAAAAAGATTTTGAAGAACTTTCAAAGAAAGTTGAAATTCAGGAAGAGCTTATAAAAGAAATTAAAGAGGGTAAATGGAATATCACTGAAAGTGAAACTCCTCAATCCATGCAGGCCGAATTGAATCAACAAAAAGCAGAACTACAAAATATTTCGGGAAATCAGGATATTTATCCCCTTGATGAACAAAGTATCATGGAGGCCATGAACAAAAAAACAGAATTAATTAACCAGATACAATCAAAGCGTTCTGAAGTTCGTGATTCCGAATCTTCCAAGCCAGTGTTTAAAAATATCCTAAAATCAGATAATTCACCAGCTTTAAAAGTTAGATTGTTGGGTTTAAGTGTTATAGCAATAGTATTAATTCTGCTTATTGCCTTTTTCTTTATTTAAATTATTTTTTGTTTTTGGAGACTGTAAAGTTTATGGGTGTTGAGGGTTTGCGAAAAAAATTTTAAAATCTTATTTTCTAGATCCTATGACCCCATAATTCAAAATTAAAGAGGTTAAATATAAGTATTAAGTGAGAGTAGATATATTATCATGCGAAATCAAATATTAACTACTCTCAATTGTAATATTGATTCTATACAACTTAAACTTTCCGATTTTTTCACAGGAAAAAATGATTTTGAAACAATTCTCAATGATAGATTAAAACCTGTTAAAAACACTCAAAATATTAATCAGAAACTTTATCTCCATGAAAATAATCATTTCGAATATATTAACCTACTTTGTCCATATTGTGGTTCAAAAAATGTTATTAAGCAAGAATATCGTCAAAGAAAGCTGTTAATTGACGATAAAGAACCTTTAAATGTTTATTTAAGAAGATATCTGTGTAAAACTTGTGGGCGAAAATCCACCACAAACATTAAATCGCTGATAAAACCATATAAACGATATATTAACCTATTTAAAGATAAATTAGAATGTTTTTTGGAGACAGGTTACCGTTCGCTTCGAAAAACTCAGAAAGATCTGCAGAACTTCCTGGAAAATTCACCATCACACCAAACAATCAGAAATTGGCTCACCATAAACAATAAAAACATGATCAAAAACACTGAACGCTTTTATTCAGGATATTACACTTATGATGAGCAATTTTTACGAATTAATGGCCAGAGAATGTACAGATTGACATTATACGATCAAATACGCAACATTCCAATAGCCGAACAAATAGTCCCTAAAAGAACACCAGCAGCCATTACACAGTTTATACAAAAATCAACGAATAATAAACCATTAATATCAGTCACCACAGATCATATGCCGCTTTATAAAAATATAATGGATTATATTGGTGTTAAACACCAATTATGTGTATTTCACTTGTTTAAAATGATTGGTGACAAATTATACAAGAAATTACGCAGTAAAAAAGTCACAGAACGTGAAAAAATCAGTTTATGCCTCTATTTCACCGATATCAAAAATATATTCCGCACATACAACTCAAAAACCAGCAAAAAAAGACTAAACAAGTTATTAGAAGATTTTAATATAATACCACGTTTATTACAGCGTTTTATTAAACAAAAAATCATTCCAGACTATAAAAGACTCACCACGTTCATGAAAAACAATAAAATACCACGAACATCCAACACCGTGGAAAATTACTACAGACAAACAGAACCAGAGCAAATCAAAAAGAAATACAAAACCATAACCGGAATACTCACATATCTACACTACAAAATGAAAAACTGGACACAAAAACACATAACAAAATAACAACACCCACAAACTTTACAACCCCAATAAATAAAAAAGGTCATATTAATTATTATATATTAAAAAAGGTTATTATTTATTTTCTTATTAGGATATTAGTTCCATAAAACCATAAATTAAATATATTAATATGGTCCATAGAATTAGTATTGTTAAAATATTTGTAGGTGTTAATATGGAAAAAACTCTGGAAAATTTAACCAAAGCCTTTATTGGAGAAAGCCAAGCTAGAAACAGGTATACTTTTTATTCTAAAATTGCTAAAAAAGAAGGATTTCCTCAAATTTCGGAGCTATTTCTTAAGACTGCAGATAATGAAAGAGAACATGCCAAATGGTTGTTACGTTTAATTAACGAGCTTAAAAAAGAATCAGGAAAACCTATAGATTCTATTATTGTGGAAGCAGAAGCACCAACCACTTTAGGCACTACTACTGATAACCTTAAAGCTGCCATTGAAGGGGAACATTATGAAAATACCGAGATGTATCCCGAATTTGCAGAAGTTGCAGAAGAAGAAGGATATAAAGAAATTGCAAAACGTTTAAGAGCCATTTCTAAAGCAGAAGAACACCACGAAGATAGATATATAAAATTACTGGAAATAGTGGAATCAGGTACTGCTTTTGAAAAAACAGAAGAAGTAACCTGGATATGTCAAAAATGTGCTTATACTCACCAGGGAACAACTCCCCCAGAAGAATGTCCTTCCTGTGATCATCCTACCAAATACTTTGAAATTCTTTGTGAAGAATATTAATTAAAAAAAGTTAGAAGGATAGCAAATGACCAAAATAAATGAAATATATCGTTGTAATGTATGCGGCAATATAGTAGAAATGGTCCATGCAGGTGTGGGTGAACTAATATGCTGTGGGCAGCCTATGGAACTATTAATTGAAAGGCAAACTGATGTGGGTCCTGAAAAACACATACCTATCATTGAAAATACCAAAAAAGGGATTAAAGTTAAGGTAGGAGAAGTGCCACACCCTATGGAAGAAAATCATTATATTGAGTGGGTAGAATTAATTATAGATGGTAAAACCTACCGTGAATTCTTAGAACCTGGAGATGATCCGGAAGTAGAATTCAATTTGAATATTTCGGAAGATTCAGACCTGAAAGTCAGAGAATACTGTAATATTCATGGATTGTGGCATTCTTAAAAAAAATAAATTAATGAAAATCCCCAATATATTTTTTTATTTTTTTAATACTATCTGCACAACTAAAAAAATATAATAACCTCTTTTTTTATTGTTTTTTAATTTTTTATTAAATTTTTATTATTAGTTTTGAGAGTGCCAGCTCACCATTTATATATCTTAATAGAAATTAATAGAGTATATATGGTAAATAGAAAATGTGCTCAGATTGTTGGGAGAAAATAAAAAAAAGTAAATTTTTACTTCTAATAAATAGTCATTAGAAACTAGAACATAACTTAAGTGGGAAAATGAAAAGCAAATTAACTGTCTTTATAACTCTTATATTGATTACTTTCATTTTTGGTTGCATACAATCAGATGTAAGTAGTATTGAGGAGTTAATACCCCAGATTAATGACCATTTAAAAAAGGGTGATGAGCATTATAATCAGGCTGCCCAGGATTTGAATAACTTCAATATAGATAATGCTATAGCCAATTCAAATCAAGCCACCAATGAATTTAATATGGCCCGATCTTCAGCTTCAGAAGCACTGATTTATGCCCAGAATTCAGAGGACAATGTATTCATCCAGTACATAGAACTGGCAGTTTTGGAAATTGACGCCAAATTAAATGCGACTTCTGAACTTAGAAGTGCCGCCCAGTCTTTCCAGAGTGGCAGAAATCAAACTGGAAACACTAATTTGAAAATGGCCAATGGTTTGATGCAGGATGCATTGAAGTATCAAAAAGAAAGGGAAGCCCTGGTAAGTCAAAACCCTGCAAAATTTAAGGCCTAATAAAAAAATCAGCTTTTTTATAATTTTTACAGAAATATGAATAATATATTAATTAATTTCACCATTAAAGAGGGAAAAAATGAATAAAGCTTGTATAAGTTGCAAAGGAAAAGGTTATAAAATTATAGATCATAAAACATGTGATGCATGTGATGGTACTGGATTAAAGGACACTATGGATGTAAAAGGCCATTTTAAAGGAGTTAATACTCAAGCCCGGCAAAAATTTGATTTAGATCAGGACCAGGATGTTCCCTGTGATAAATGTAAAGGTAAGGGGGAAATTGAAATCAAAGAAAGTTGTCCATCCTGTGAAGGCAGAGGGGAAATTAATGTCTGCCGTGAATGTGGTAAGGTACTTAAGGATAGATCAGATTATTGTTCCCAGTGCCAGAAAAAAGAGATAATCTATGTTCTGCACCCCGCCTGTGAGATGAGTGATCTGGAGGTAGGATCCACTTACAAGGGCCGAATAACCAGGGTAGAAAAATATGGAGTTTTTGTAAGTTTAAATAATCAGGTCTGGGGACTAATGCGTACTGGATCACCTGATCACAGTGTGGGAGACGAGATATTTGTCAGAGTAATTGAACTTA
It encodes:
- a CDS encoding transposase family protein gives rise to the protein MRNQILTTLNCNIDSIQLKLSDFFTGKNDFETILNDRLKPVKNTQNINQKLYLHENNHFEYINLLCPYCGSKNVIKQEYRQRKLLIDDKEPLNVYLRRYLCKTCGRKSTTNIKSLIKPYKRYINLFKDKLECFLETGYRSLRKTQKDLQNFLENSPSHQTIRNWLTINNKNMIKNTERFYSGYYTYDEQFLRINGQRMYRLTLYDQIRNIPIAEQIVPKRTPAAITQFIQKSTNNKPLISVTTDHMPLYKNIMDYIGVKHQLCVFHLFKMIGDKLYKKLRSKKVTEREKISLCLYFTDIKNIFRTYNSKTSKKRLNKLLEDFNIIPRLLQRFIKQKIIPDYKRLTTFMKNNKIPRTSNTVENYYRQTEPEQIKKKYKTITGILTYLHYKMKNWTQKHITK
- a CDS encoding rubrerythrin family protein — translated: MEKTLENLTKAFIGESQARNRYTFYSKIAKKEGFPQISELFLKTADNEREHAKWLLRLINELKKESGKPIDSIIVEAEAPTTLGTTTDNLKAAIEGEHYENTEMYPEFAEVAEEEGYKEIAKRLRAISKAEEHHEDRYIKLLEIVESGTAFEKTEEVTWICQKCAYTHQGTTPPEECPSCDHPTKYFEILCEEY
- a CDS encoding desulfoferrodoxin, with translation MTKINEIYRCNVCGNIVEMVHAGVGELICCGQPMELLIERQTDVGPEKHIPIIENTKKGIKVKVGEVPHPMEENHYIEWVELIIDGKTYREFLEPGDDPEVEFNLNISEDSDLKVREYCNIHGLWHS